CACTGCTTCGGCGTTCATCGATATCGTGTTCGCCGTACTGCGGTCCGCCGGTCCCCTGCTGCCGTGTGCGCCGCTCTTCACCGCTCTGCGAGCCGTGTTGCTGCCAGGGCGAGTTCTGGTGCCGCGTCGCGTCCCCGACCGGCCGTAACCATATGTCCTGAAACCGACGCTGCGTTCCGCCGCGCAGCGTGATGCCGTCACGCCCACAAGAGGGAGAACCCGTGTCCGCTGCGCGCAGGCCGCTGCTGGCCTTAGTCGGAGACCAGTACAACCACCAGGAGCCGGCCCACCCCCGGATCGAACCGCTGCTTCCCGCTCTGGGAATCGACACCCAGTGGATACCGACCAGGCACATCGACGACTCCACCGACTTCTCGGTCTACGACGGCATCTGGGTCGTTCCCGGCGCGCCCTACCACGCACAGCAGGGCGTCCACCGCGCTCTGCGTCACGCTCGTGAAGCGGGGCTACCGCTGCTGGGCACCTGCGGCGGCTTCTACAGCGCCGTGCTGGAGTACGCGCAGAACGTACTGCACCTGCCGGAGACCGCCGAGCTCGGCGACGACATCGCGCCGATCGAGAAGCTGATCCTGCCGCCGACCTGCACCGCCGACAACAACAACTGGGTCCCGTTGTTCCTTCGCGAAGGATCACGGCTGTCGGCCATGTACGGGGGGCGCACCGAGATCCAGGAGATCCTGCAGTGCGACTACGGCATGGTGAAAGAGTTCCTGGACGCCGCCACTCAGGGTGATGTCCGGTTCAGCGGCTGGGACGACCGCGATGCCCCGCGTGCCCTGGAAATCACCGGGCACCCGTTCTACGTCGCCTGTCTCTTCCAGCCGGAACTCTCCAGCGCCCCGGGCGCAGTGCACCCGGTCGTGGCGGGATTCGTGACCGCTGTATACGAAAAGGCCGGCGTCCCCGTGCCTGACTTCACCGCCCCCGTGGCCGGGGCGCCCGACGTCGACATCGCCGAGTACGAGCAGGTTCTCAACAGCGTTCGCAACGATCCGCACACACAGGACGCGTTCACCGCTGACTCGCAGTTCAAGCAGGTCGAGGCCGGTGCCGGCCTGCGGGCGGTCACGCGATCCAGTGCCGCGGGCGATGTTCGGATCGTGAGCGTGCAGAACATCTCGCCGGAGCCCCGTGCGTTCTCCCCCGCGGAGTTGCTTCCGCAGGCAAAGGAATGGGGCACGCCCGTCGTCTTCCTGAGCGGCAGGATGGAGAGCAGGGAGGCCGACGGCGCTCGGCTCACCTGCACACTGGCGCCCGGAAGCGTGGTCTGGCTGGGGGCGTTCCCGGCCGGCAGCGCCCCCGTTCCCGACTCGTTCACCGAGCCGACTGCGGCCGGGGCGTCGTGACCTCCGCCTCCGCTGGCACGTTGGTCGCCGTCGTCACGGGCGCCGGAAGCGGAATAGGGGCGGCCACCGCGGTTCGCCTGGCGGACGAGGGCTACAGCGTGGTGCTGGTCGGACGGCGCCAAGAGCGCCTTGAGGCGGTTGCCAAGAAGGTCGAGGCACGCGGCAGCCAGGCCGTTGTCCAGGTCCTCGACGTCACGGACGTGGCTGCGGTCACAGCCTTCGGGCTGAAGCTCGAGCGCTGTGACGTTCTCGTCAACAACGCCGGCGGTGCCATCGGCACCGAAGAGGTGGAGGGGGCGGACCCGGCGGACTGGCGGGTGATGTACGAGACGAATGTCCTCGGCTCCCTGCACGTGACACAAGCCCTGCTCCCGCTCCTGGTGAGCAGCGGCAACGGAACGGTCGTCGTGCTGTCGTCGACCGCCGCGTTCACCGTCTACGAGGGGGGCGGCGGTTACAGCGCGGCCAAGCACGGCCAGCACGCGCTGGCCGGAACTCTGCGCATGGAACTGTGCGGCCGCCCTGTACGGGTCGTCGAAGTCGCGCCGGGGATGGTCCAGACCGAGGAGTTCAGCCTCAACCGCTATCGCGGCGACCACGCCAGATCGGCCGCCGTGTACGCCGGGGTCGACCAGCCTCTGGTCGCCGACGACATCGCCGATGTCATCGCATGGGCAGTGACGCGACCCGCTCACGTGAACGTGGACTTCCTTGTGGTCCGGCCACGGGCTCAAGCCGCTCAGCACAAGGTGCACCGCGCCGACGTGTAGTACCCGACTCCCCTGTATCCCGGGTCATTTCAGACGGAGGAGAGAACACATCATGACCGGTCTGCCGAAGAATCCGATCCTCGACCTCGCCGAGTACGAAGTGACCCCGGTCAAGAGCGTGGATGCCACGGTTCCCGTGCTGGGGTCCAAGAGCTACACCAATCGGCATCTGGCGATGGCGGGGCTCAGCAGCGAGCCGACCACGCTGCACAACGCACTGCTGTCGCAGGACACCCTGCTGCTCGCCGATGCTCTGCGCGCCTTCGGTCACGTCACCGTCGGCATCGACGAGGCCACGAACACCGTCACCGTCACGCCCAACGGCAAACAGATGACCGCACCGGCGGACGAGATCAACATGGGCAACGCCGGTACCCCGATACGCCTGCTGATCACGATGGCGGGACTCGCCCACGGCACCACCGTTCTGACCGGCTCGGAACGGATGCAGGAGCGTCCGATGGGGCACCTCCTGGACGCGCTCGACCCGCTCGGCGTCCCGGCGCTCGACCTGCGGGGCAACGGCTGTCCGCCGATCTCCGTAGAAGGTCCTTCCCTGGTAGGCGGCCCCGCGTACATGCACGGCACCGTCAGCAGTCAGTTCACGAGCAGTCTGCTGATCAGCGCCCCGTACGCCCGTGAGGACGTGGAGGTCAGCCTTATCAGTGAGCTGCTGTCGAAGCCGTACGTGGATATGACGGTCGCCGCGATGGCGGCCCGCGGCGTTCAGGTCGAGCGGCAGGGCTACCGCTCGTTCACCGTCCGCGCCGGCCAGCGGTACACCGGTGGTGATGTCACCGTCGAGCCGGACGCCTCCGGCATGTCGTACTTCCTGGCAGCCGCGGCCATCCTCGACGGGCGCGTCACCATTCCCGGTATCAGCGGCGACTCCGTCCAGGGCGACGTCGACCTGGTCCGGGCACTGGTGAGCATGGGCTGCAAAGCAGATGTCACCGGCGACAGCATCACCTTCGAGGGGTCGGACAACCTCACCGGCATCGAGATCGACATGGTCAACATGCCCGACGTGGTGCCGACCCTCGCCATCGTGGCCGCCTACGCCCAGGGCACGACGCACATCACCGGCATCGGCAACCTGCGGTTCAAGGAATGCGACCGCATCGATGCCGTCGCAACCGAACTGACCAAGATGGGCGTCACGGTCCGCACCACCAAGGACACCATGACCGTCGAAGGCGGCCGGCCGCACGGGGCGGTGATCGACACCTACGACGACCACCGCATCGCGATGGCCTTCGCGATCTGCGGGCTGCGCACTCCCGGCGTGATCATCCGTGACCCGGGTTGCGTCACCAAGTCGTTCCCCACCTTCTGGGACCGGCTTGCCGGGCTCGACCAGGATGCCTCGTGACCCTCACACCCGGCATCCTCCTCATCCTCGACGGCTGGGGCGAGGCAGCGCCCGGTCCGGGGAACGCCGTCGCCGCAGCTTCCACCCCTCATCTCGACGCACTGCGGGCCCGCTGCTCCAGCGTGCTCCTTCAGGCTTCCGGCATCGCCGTCGGCCTGCCCGAGGGTGTCGTCGGCAACTCCGAGATCGGCCACCTCGTCATGGGAGCCGGCAGGCCACTGGAGTACGACAGCCTCCTCGTACACCGGCAGGCGGAATCCGGCGCCCTGCGTCAGCACGCGGTCCTGTCGGCAACGTGTGGCCGCCTCGCCGGATCCGGCCGGGCGCTGCACGTGGTCGGCCTCTGTTCGGACGGGCGGATTCACTCCGACCTGTCCCACATCGGTGAGCTGCTGGGCGCAGCGGCCGACGCGGGGCTGAGCCGGGTGTGGCTGCATGCGATCACCGACGGACGGGATGTCGCCGACGGAACAGCGGTCGACTACCTGCGGCGTCTTCGGAAGATGGCCGATGCGGCCGGAACCGGAACGATTGCCACGGTGATCGGCCGTAACTACGCCATGGACAAGAGCGGCCGCCGCGATCTCACCGAGCGCGCCGCCGGTCTGATCGCCGACGCCGTCGGCGAGCGCACCGCACCGGACGAGGCCGCTGCCGTGGGAAGCGAAGGCGACGGTTGGACGGCTTCCACGGTGCTGAACGGTGGCCCCGCCTATCCGGGCATCGTGGACGGCGACGCCGTGCTGTTCGCGAACTTCCGCAGCGACCGCACCACGCCGCTGGTCGACCTGCTGTACGCACGTCTGGAGTCCAGCGGGCGCACGCAGGTGCGTCTGCTCAGCCTCGCCCGGTACGACACGGACACGCCGTTGGAAACGCTCGTTGAGCGTGCTGACGCCTCCGGCGGGCTGGCCGATGTCCTTGATGAGCTCGGTGTGCGTTCGGTGCGGATCGCGGAGCACGAGAAGTTCGAGCACGTCACGTTCTTCATCAACGGGCGTTCGACGGCGGAACGCCCCTGCGAGCGGCACCAGAAGGTGCCCAGTGCGTTCGGTCCGCACTACGTGGAGCATCCGCAGATGAATCTGCGCGAGGTCACCGGCCAGGTCATCGAGGCATCCGCCAGTCCGGACATCCCGCTGGTCATCGCCAACCTGGCGAACATCGACGTCGTCGGGCACACCGGCGACTACGAGGCCACTGTCCGGGCCGCCGAGGTGACTGATGAGGCGGTCGGCCGGATCTGTCAGGCGGCTGCCGGGCACGGGCGGTGGGTCGTTCTGGTCGGGGACCACGGCAACGCGGAGCAGATGATCCAGACCGGCGCCGACGGCACGGTGCGTCCGTACGGCGGTCATACCCACAACCCGGTGCCGTTCGTTCTTGCCACCCCCGATGGCCGGCGTCTGGCCGCCGATCTGTCTCCGCAGTCCCTCACGCTGCCTGCCGTTGCGCCGACAGTTCTGGACCTTCTCGGCGTTCCGGCCCCTTCCGTCATGTCGGCCCCCTCACTGCTGAGTGGAGCCGGCAACCGAGCTGAACACAAGGACTGACCATGCAGACCAACTCAGATCGCGCCGCTGAGGGTGGCACGGACGGGAAGCGCCGCGAGCAGGCCGAGCCGATCGCGATCATCGGCATGGCCGGACGCTTCCCCGGATCGCCGGACATCGACACATTCTGGGATCAACTGCGCGCCGGTACCGACGCGATCAGCGAGATACCGCGTGACCGCTACGACGTCGAGGCCATCTTCGAACCGTCCCCGAGTTCGCCGGGCCGGACTTCCAGCAAGTGGGGCGGCTTCCTGGAACGGATCCAGGAGTTCGACGGAGAGTTCTTCGGGATTTCGCCCCGGGAAGCGTCCCGCATGGATCCCCAGCAGCGTCTGCTGCTGGAGACCACCTACGACGCCCTTGAGGATGCCGGGCAGGACCTGGGCCGTATCGGAGGATCGAACACCGGTGTCTACATGGGCCAGCTCGGCGGCGACTACTGGCACATGCAGTACCGGAACCCCCAGGACCTCGAGTTCTACGGACTGATCGGGTCTGCCGCCCGCGCCATGACCTCGGGCCGCGTCGCCTACTCCTTCGACTTCCGTGGCCCGAGCGTCACCCTGGACACCGCCTGTTCGTCCTCACTGACGGCCGTGCACATGGCCGCCCAGTCGATCCGGTCAGGCGAGACCACGATGGCGGTGGCCGGCGCAGCCAACGTGGTGCTCCTGCCGGAGGAAGGCACCGTCTACTCCGGTGCACGGATGCTGGCGAGCGACGGGCGCTGCAAGTTCGGTGACGCATCGGCCGACGGCTTTGTACGCAGTGACGGGGTGGGCGTCGTCATTCTCAAGTCGCTCTCCCAGGCCCGGGCCGACGGGGACCGGGTAAGGGCGGTCATCCTGGGCAGCGCGATCGGCAATGACGGGCAGAGCAGCGGCTACCTGGTCACACCGGGAGTCGAAGGGCAGCGGGACGTCCTGCTGCGTGCCTATGAGCAGGCGGGCATCAGCCCGGCCGAGATCGACTACCTCGAGGCGCACGGCACCGGCACCAGCGTCGGCGACAAGGTGGAACTGGAAGTCTTCGGGCAGGTCCTGGGACCGGGCCGTCCGGTCGACCAGCCGTGCCTGGTGGGCTCCTCCAAGACGAACATCGGCCATGCGGAGGCCGCAGCCGGTATGGCCGGCCTCATCAAGACCGTGCTCAGTCTCGAGCACGGCGCGGTGCCCGCGAACCTTCACCAGAACACGCCCAACCCGGCCATCCCCTGGGACACCCTCCCGGTGCGGCTGCCGAGCACGTACACGCCCCTGCCCGACCGCGGCCGGCCTCACCTGGCTGGAGTCAGCAGTTTCGGTCTCACCGGAGCCAACGCCCACGTGGTGCTGTCGGCGCCGGAACCCCGTCCCGTGCAGAAGAGCGGCAGCGCCGGGGAGCCCGGTGCGCATCTGCTCGCGCTGTCGGCTGTCGGACCTGAAGCGCTGATGGAGCTGGCCGGCGCCTGGGCCGACGTTCTGGACGACGAGGGTCCGTCCGCGCCGTCCCTGCAGGACCTCACCTACAGCGCCTTGCAACGGCGCAGCCACTTCGACTGCCGGCTGGCCATCGTCGTGGCCTCTCGCGGCGAAGCTGCGGCCATTTTGCGGGAGTTCGCCGAAGACGGTGAAGCGCACGGTTCGGCTTCGGCTCTCTACGTGGAGGAGGAACGCCCCCGCGTCGTGTTCGTCTTCCCCGGTCAGGGATCACAGTGGATCGGAATGGGACGCCAACTCCTGGCCACGGAGCCGGTGTTCGAGCAGGCCATGACGGCCTGCGACGGTGTGATCAGCCACGAGAACGGCTGGTCGGTCATCGAGTTGCTGAACAGCGACGACACCGAGCGCTTCGCCCGTGTGGACGTCATTCAGCCCACCTTGTGGGCCATGGAGATCGCTCTGGCCGAGCTGTGGCGTTCCTGGGGAGTGGAGCCCGACGTCGTGATCGGGCACTCCATGGGCGAGGCAGCCGCCGCCTACATCAGTGGTGCGCTGTCGCTGGCGGACGCCGGCGCGGTGATCTGCCGGCGCAGCCGGATGGCCCGGCGCCTGAGCGGTCACGGCACGATGGCCTGGGTGGAGCAGTCCGCACAGCAGGCGAGCGAAGCCATCGCCGGCTACGAGAACTCGGTGGCGATCGCGGCTGCCAACAGTCCTACTTCCACGCTGCTGTCCGGGGACCGCCAGGCGCTGGAAGAGATCCTGGCCAAGCTCGACGAGCAGGACGTGTTCAACCGCTGGATCAACGTTGACTACGCCTCCCACGGGCCGCAGATGGACGCCATCCGCGCAGACCTGCTGTCCGAGCTGAAGCAGTTGAGCCCTCAGGCGGGCACCATCCCCGTGCACTCCACCCTCCTCGGCGAAACGATCGACGGCTCCCGGATGGACGCCGAGTACTGGGCGCGCAACATTCGCGAACCCGTCAACTTCGTCGACGCCGTACGTACTCAACTGGACACGGGAAACACCGTCTTCGTGGAGATCAGCCCCCACCCGGTCCTGGCCTCCGCGATCGCTGCCACAGCTGAGGCTCACGGGCAGCCCAGCACGGCCGTCGGCTCCCTGCGTCGGGACGACGACGAGCGGGAATCACTCCTCACCTCGGTGGCCAAGCTGCACACCGCGAACGTCGCCTTCGACTGGGAGAAAGTCACCGGCGGCGGCCGCTTCGTCCCACTGCCCCGCTACCCGTGGCAGCGTGTCCAGCACTGGATCGAGGAGACTGAGGGGCCGACGTCCTCCGGCGGCGCACCCGCGGAACGTCTTGAGGAAACAGATCTCCCCCCGGGCGTCGTCCACACCCACCCGCTCCTGGGCGCAGCCGTCCCCGCTCCTTCGGGGACACGCACATGGCAGGGACCCGTCGACCGGGCACGCAACGCCTACCTCCATGACCACCAGGTGCAAGGCTCCGTCATCTTCCCGGGCACCGCGTACATCGAGCTCGCCGCGGCGGCCGCGGCAGAGATCCACGGGGACGC
The Streptomyces sp. CNQ-509 DNA segment above includes these coding regions:
- the gpmI gene encoding 2,3-bisphosphoglycerate-independent phosphoglycerate mutase, which gives rise to MTLTPGILLILDGWGEAAPGPGNAVAAASTPHLDALRARCSSVLLQASGIAVGLPEGVVGNSEIGHLVMGAGRPLEYDSLLVHRQAESGALRQHAVLSATCGRLAGSGRALHVVGLCSDGRIHSDLSHIGELLGAAADAGLSRVWLHAITDGRDVADGTAVDYLRRLRKMADAAGTGTIATVIGRNYAMDKSGRRDLTERAAGLIADAVGERTAPDEAAAVGSEGDGWTASTVLNGGPAYPGIVDGDAVLFANFRSDRTTPLVDLLYARLESSGRTQVRLLSLARYDTDTPLETLVERADASGGLADVLDELGVRSVRIAEHEKFEHVTFFINGRSTAERPCERHQKVPSAFGPHYVEHPQMNLREVTGQVIEASASPDIPLVIANLANIDVVGHTGDYEATVRAAEVTDEAVGRICQAAAGHGRWVVLVGDHGNAEQMIQTGADGTVRPYGGHTHNPVPFVLATPDGRRLAADLSPQSLTLPAVAPTVLDLLGVPAPSVMSAPSLLSGAGNRAEHKD
- the aroA gene encoding 3-phosphoshikimate 1-carboxyvinyltransferase; amino-acid sequence: MTGLPKNPILDLAEYEVTPVKSVDATVPVLGSKSYTNRHLAMAGLSSEPTTLHNALLSQDTLLLADALRAFGHVTVGIDEATNTVTVTPNGKQMTAPADEINMGNAGTPIRLLITMAGLAHGTTVLTGSERMQERPMGHLLDALDPLGVPALDLRGNGCPPISVEGPSLVGGPAYMHGTVSSQFTSSLLISAPYAREDVEVSLISELLSKPYVDMTVAAMAARGVQVERQGYRSFTVRAGQRYTGGDVTVEPDASGMSYFLAAAAILDGRVTIPGISGDSVQGDVDLVRALVSMGCKADVTGDSITFEGSDNLTGIEIDMVNMPDVVPTLAIVAAYAQGTTHITGIGNLRFKECDRIDAVATELTKMGVTVRTTKDTMTVEGGRPHGAVIDTYDDHRIAMAFAICGLRTPGVIIRDPGCVTKSFPTFWDRLAGLDQDAS
- a CDS encoding SDR family oxidoreductase — its product is MVAVVTGAGSGIGAATAVRLADEGYSVVLVGRRQERLEAVAKKVEARGSQAVVQVLDVTDVAAVTAFGLKLERCDVLVNNAGGAIGTEEVEGADPADWRVMYETNVLGSLHVTQALLPLLVSSGNGTVVVLSSTAAFTVYEGGGGYSAAKHGQHALAGTLRMELCGRPVRVVEVAPGMVQTEEFSLNRYRGDHARSAAVYAGVDQPLVADDIADVIAWAVTRPAHVNVDFLVVRPRAQAAQHKVHRADV